One window of Camelina sativa cultivar DH55 chromosome 4, Cs, whole genome shotgun sequence genomic DNA carries:
- the LOC104784124 gene encoding uncharacterized protein At4g04775-like: MSNSTESSSSRARGRVFGVPKSCWCGEAVVALISKSDPNPYRRYYRCSFAATNKLRNDEHVFKWVDEALLNEVDALAMKNAGLEQQLKELRTERLEFDTLVYEKMEKEVLEKVEDGLGEAKSWNKKMMSVVLLVCMVMIVLSKVVG, from the exons ATGAGCAATTCGACCGAATCATCCAGTTCTCGTGCGAGAGGAAGAGTGTTTGGTGTGCCAAAGAGTTGTTGGTGCGGGGAAGCTGTTGTAGCTTTGATCTCGAAATCTGATCCGAATCCTTACCGGAGATACTACCGTTGTAGTTTTGCTGCAACAAATAAG CTTCGGAACGATGAACATGTGTTCAAGTGGGTCGATGAAGCTTTGCTGAATGAGGTAGATGCATTGGCTATGAAGAATGCTGGACTTGAGCAACAATTGAAAGAGCTTAGGACAGAGAGGTTGGAGTTTGATACTCTGGTttatgagaagatggagaaggaggtCTTGGAGAAGGTTGAAGATGGTTTAGGTGAAGCCAAATCATGgaataagaagatgatgagtgtTGTATTGTTAGTCTGTATGGTCATGATTGTACTAAGCAAAGTAGTTGGTTGA